Proteins co-encoded in one Nitrospirota bacterium genomic window:
- a CDS encoding GGDEF domain-containing protein: MGSVIQKIFQRRGDKKGQGFWIKKTVPLLCLVLTWAGLLRDFPAARPVLWFSFSTATAIAYSILHFTSKRKKASVEFLFSIALLFAGIINALNLIWLKPVYFPLLISASVFYSWQTVVPLSFLVILLRLKALFMNETFVAEIAFSSSLLLTAVLSSVIFDRFRKGKGKDYTALKTIRHAAAAMPETNTEAIGNNEAVADYFTSMLKPDEEIKELLLTIKQAVFADSVNLFTPYQSASGGEFSLRCSTEEKGDIIVTGKGIIAECLKNKKTFYSGEINKSISEIGYIKNKKVLSILAAPVRDGYALLTGVLTADSSIYHAFNEPVRNAVQMFAAHLARIMERERIYPKLKRDYNGLKILNEESSKLVSSLNLNVIAEKLCEGAEKLASLHAFLFIASGKQFELIHHTGSISGNKTSFDLKGTFINIAVENRLPIYMADMKDYRASVLPFSAENIRSIFVIPLIYESKLLGLFVMSSEKAHFLDTFQTELLKVMCNQAATSIANAKLHAEIEKLATTDGLTGLFNHRVFQEKLSEELKKLSRYSEPSSLLLADIDFFKKINDTYGHPSGDLVLKEVSKIIREAIRDIDIPARYGGEEFAAILPRTDSKGAMDIAERLRKAVMDASFSSDTSSLRVTLSIGIATTPSDAKTKEELIEKADQALYYAKHNGRNRSVLWSEIKN; this comes from the coding sequence GTGGGAAGTGTTATACAAAAAATTTTTCAGAGAAGAGGAGATAAAAAGGGGCAGGGCTTCTGGATAAAAAAGACTGTCCCCTTGCTTTGTCTTGTCTTAACATGGGCTGGCCTCCTGAGAGATTTCCCTGCAGCAAGGCCGGTCCTGTGGTTCTCGTTCAGCACAGCAACAGCCATCGCATATTCGATACTCCATTTCACATCTAAAAGAAAAAAAGCCTCTGTAGAGTTTCTTTTTTCCATAGCGCTCCTTTTTGCGGGCATAATCAATGCCCTGAACCTCATATGGCTAAAGCCGGTTTATTTCCCCCTTCTTATCTCTGCATCTGTTTTTTATAGCTGGCAGACTGTCGTGCCTCTGTCTTTTCTTGTCATACTTCTAAGGCTTAAGGCTTTATTCATGAATGAGACATTTGTTGCGGAAATTGCCTTTTCATCTTCACTTCTGCTTACAGCGGTCCTTTCCTCTGTAATATTTGACAGGTTCAGGAAGGGAAAAGGCAAAGATTATACTGCACTGAAAACCATTAGGCACGCTGCGGCGGCTATGCCTGAGACAAACACGGAAGCAATAGGCAACAATGAAGCTGTAGCAGACTATTTTACATCGATGCTCAAACCAGATGAAGAAATTAAAGAGCTTCTGCTCACGATAAAACAGGCGGTCTTTGCTGATTCCGTTAATCTTTTCACGCCATACCAGTCCGCCTCAGGCGGAGAATTTTCGCTGAGATGCTCAACTGAAGAAAAGGGCGACATAATTGTTACCGGCAAAGGCATCATCGCTGAATGTCTTAAAAACAAAAAAACTTTCTACTCCGGCGAAATAAACAAAAGCATCTCTGAAATCGGCTATATAAAAAATAAAAAGGTTTTATCCATCCTTGCTGCGCCTGTAAGGGACGGCTATGCACTACTAACAGGAGTCCTTACTGCTGACAGTTCCATTTACCACGCATTTAACGAACCAGTCAGGAATGCAGTGCAGATGTTTGCCGCTCACCTCGCCAGAATTATGGAGAGAGAAAGAATTTATCCAAAACTTAAACGCGACTACAACGGCTTAAAGATATTGAATGAGGAAAGCTCCAAACTTGTTTCATCGCTCAACTTAAACGTGATTGCTGAAAAACTCTGCGAAGGGGCAGAAAAGCTTGCGTCTCTGCATGCGTTTCTCTTTATTGCATCAGGCAAACAGTTTGAGTTAATACACCATACAGGCAGCATATCCGGGAACAAAACCAGCTTTGATCTGAAAGGCACATTCATTAACATTGCGGTTGAAAACAGACTTCCCATTTACATGGCTGACATGAAAGATTACCGCGCTTCAGTGCTGCCGTTCAGCGCAGAAAACATACGCTCCATTTTTGTCATACCCTTGATTTATGAAAGCAAACTGCTCGGGCTATTTGTAATGTCCTCCGAGAAAGCACATTTTCTTGATACATTCCAGACAGAACTGCTGAAAGTAATGTGCAATCAGGCGGCAACATCCATCGCAAACGCCAAATTGCATGCAGAGATAGAAAAACTGGCAACCACAGACGGCCTGACCGGGCTTTTCAATCACAGGGTTTTTCAGGAAAAACTCTCTGAAGAACTTAAAAAATTAAGCAGATACTCGGAACCCAGTTCTCTGCTTCTGGCAGACATTGACTTCTTTAAAAAAATAAACGACACCTACGGACATCCATCAGGAGATCTCGTGCTTAAAGAAGTCTCAAAGATTATAAGAGAAGCAATAAGGGACATAGACATACCCGCGCGGTACGGAGGAGAAGAATTTGCCGCAATACTGCCGCGAACAGACAGCAAAGGGGCAATGGACATAGCAGAGAGATTAAGGAAGGCTGTTATGGATGCATCTTTTTCTTCAGACACCTCATCACTCAGGGTCACGCTGAGTATCGGCATAGCCACCACCCCTTCGGACGCCAAAACCAAAGAAGAACTCATTGAGAAGGCTGATCAGGCGCTTTACTATGCAAAGCACAATGGAAGGAACCGGAGCGTGCTCTGGAGTGAAATCAAAAACTGA
- a CDS encoding 4Fe-4S dicluster domain-containing protein produces the protein MAKNSNQIGWYYNENNCIACRACEAGCKQEFDLPIGVRRRRVIIKEEGKYPNVKVRYISSACNHCEEPACLKACPVGAYTKESEFGAVLHNQGKCIGCKKCMAACPYGAPQFDEKKKKVDKCSLCYHRLKEGLPPACVRTCPGYALWHGKMSDIESGKACPDVYKRPLKDKLPGFADPKLTIPSVKFSENK, from the coding sequence ATGGCTAAGAATTCTAATCAGATAGGCTGGTATTACAATGAGAATAACTGTATTGCATGCAGGGCCTGTGAGGCCGGCTGCAAGCAGGAATTCGATCTGCCCATAGGGGTAAGGCGCAGAAGGGTCATAATCAAGGAGGAAGGGAAATATCCGAATGTAAAGGTCAGATATATCTCTTCAGCATGTAACCATTGCGAGGAGCCTGCATGCTTGAAGGCATGTCCTGTTGGAGCGTACACAAAAGAGTCTGAGTTTGGCGCTGTACTGCACAATCAGGGGAAATGTATCGGCTGCAAGAAATGCATGGCTGCATGTCCTTATGGAGCGCCTCAGTTTGATGAGAAAAAGAAAAAGGTTGATAAATGCAGTTTGTGCTATCACAGGCTTAAAGAAGGTCTTCCTCCTGCGTGCGTGAGGACGTGCCCCGGTTATGCCCTGTGGCACGGTAAGATGTCAGACATTGAATCAGGGAAGGCATGTCCGGATGTCTACAAGAGACCTCTTAAGGACAAATTGCCGGGGTTTGCTGACCCTAAATTGACAATACCGTCAGTTAAGTTCTCTGAAAACAAGTAA
- a CDS encoding DUF507 family protein, with product MMLSEEKITHLTHVLLQGLINRNLIGLNDEEGKIRREIKRIIVNELKIGEDIDSAVRKKLQSFSRKLSEGSPEWEVLYKKFFREEEIKRGRASG from the coding sequence ATGATGCTTTCTGAGGAAAAGATAACACACCTCACACATGTGCTTCTTCAGGGGCTTATCAACAGGAATTTAATCGGCCTTAACGATGAGGAAGGGAAAATAAGGCGCGAGATTAAACGCATCATCGTTAATGAATTAAAGATAGGCGAAGATATAGATTCAGCTGTGAGAAAAAAACTGCAATCCTTTTCAAGAAAATTATCCGAGGGGAGTCCTGAGTGGGAAGTGTTATACAAAAAATTTTTCAGAGAAGAGGAGATAAAAAGGGGCAGGGCTTCTGGATAA
- the ssb gene encoding single-stranded DNA-binding protein — translation MFNKIILIGNLTKDPELRYTPQGTAVASFRIAVNSKIKQHGELKDETLFIGVVVFGKQAESAGQYLSKGRSVLVEGRLQERSWEKDGQKHSRMEVVASSVRFLSKKTGGGEAGGESAPPEDVAPPEETTDLEPF, via the coding sequence GTGTTTAATAAAATAATATTAATAGGAAATCTGACAAAAGACCCTGAACTCAGATATACGCCGCAGGGCACGGCAGTAGCTTCATTCAGAATCGCTGTCAATTCAAAAATAAAACAGCACGGCGAACTCAAAGACGAGACTCTTTTCATCGGTGTAGTTGTATTCGGCAAGCAGGCTGAAAGCGCGGGCCAGTACCTTAGCAAAGGCAGATCCGTGCTTGTTGAAGGCAGGCTGCAGGAGAGAAGCTGGGAAAAGGATGGGCAGAAGCATAGCAGGATGGAAGTCGTTGCAAGTTCAGTCAGATTTCTATCAAAGAAAACCGGCGGCGGGGAGGCAGGAGGAGAGTCCGCACCTCCCGAAGATGTTGCTCCGCCTGAAGAAACAACGGACTTAGAGCCGTTCTAA
- the rpsF gene encoding 30S ribosomal protein S6, whose translation MNIYENIVILNASLGDEEIETASGKIKDLITNSGGEILKTDVWGRRKLAYEIKKQKKGFYLLLVFKSPSAAIKKLEDYYKVFDPVVKYMVIKLEKKQAEAALKSSSAEAAASAAADEKTEQKNVASGDSPRREA comes from the coding sequence ATGAACATCTATGAAAACATCGTAATCCTAAATGCATCTCTCGGCGACGAAGAGATTGAGACAGCCTCAGGCAAGATAAAAGACCTCATAACAAATTCCGGCGGAGAGATCTTGAAGACTGACGTGTGGGGCAGAAGGAAACTCGCCTATGAAATTAAGAAGCAGAAAAAAGGCTTTTATCTTCTCCTTGTCTTTAAGTCGCCTTCAGCAGCAATAAAAAAGCTTGAAGACTATTATAAAGTCTTTGACCCTGTAGTGAAATACATGGTCATTAAACTGGAAAAGAAACAGGCAGAGGCGGCATTGAAGTCATCTTCTGCGGAAGCCGCCGCGTCCGCCGCGGCGGATGAAAAAACAGAGCAAAAAAACGTCGCCTCAGGCGACTCTCCGAGGAGAGAGGCCTAG
- a CDS encoding 30S ribosomal protein S18, with the protein MQRKKFCRFCSEKAEFIDYKDIRIMRYYLTDKGKILPRRMTGACARHQRSLTEAIKRARNIALLSFVEK; encoded by the coding sequence ATGCAAAGGAAAAAATTCTGCAGGTTCTGTTCGGAAAAAGCAGAGTTCATAGACTACAAAGATATCAGGATTATGAGGTATTACCTCACAGACAAGGGTAAAATTCTTCCGCGGCGGATGACAGGGGCCTGCGCAAGACATCAGAGAAGCCTGACCGAGGCTATAAAGAGAGCCCGGAATATAGCGCTTCTTTCGTTCGTGGAAAAATAG
- a CDS encoding TraR/DksA C4-type zinc finger protein translates to MKPVKKANIDSGCSDFDKLLDESVKIHGHLCPGQVLGVKMSMLGLREVGIEDPKGKDRKSLIVFVEMDRCATDAVQSVTGCSLGHRSMKFMDYGKMAATFLNLKTGKAVRVVAKEEAREKAKEYFPDIQDKYKAQLEAYKIMSDKELFETMSVKVEIKPEDLPGRPLKRIPCDMCGEYVQDMREMHKSGKVLCRPCAGGGYYAIEDKPHGK, encoded by the coding sequence ATGAAGCCTGTGAAAAAAGCAAACATAGACAGCGGTTGTTCTGATTTCGACAAATTGCTTGATGAATCCGTCAAAATCCACGGACATCTCTGTCCGGGACAGGTGCTTGGAGTGAAGATGTCCATGCTCGGACTCAGAGAGGTAGGGATTGAAGACCCGAAGGGCAAAGACAGGAAAAGCCTTATCGTGTTTGTTGAGATGGACAGATGCGCTACTGATGCAGTTCAGTCAGTGACAGGGTGCAGCCTCGGGCACAGGTCAATGAAATTTATGGACTACGGGAAAATGGCTGCGACATTCCTGAATCTCAAGACAGGCAAGGCAGTGAGAGTTGTGGCAAAAGAGGAAGCAAGGGAAAAGGCAAAAGAGTATTTCCCTGACATACAGGATAAATACAAGGCTCAGCTTGAGGCCTACAAGATAATGTCTGATAAGGAACTTTTCGAAACGATGAGCGTCAAGGTTGAGATAAAGCCTGAGGACCTGCCGGGCAGGCCGCTGAAAAGGATTCCATGTGATATGTGCGGAGAATATGTTCAGGATATGAGGGAGATGCATAAAAGCGGGAAGGTATTATGCAGGCCGTGCGCAGGAGGAGGGTATTACGCAATTGAAGACAAGCCTCATGGTAAATAA
- a CDS encoding ferredoxin family protein, producing the protein MKGKIVIDKQLCKGCKYCVMSCPKGVIAIERQFNKMGYFTAHPEHMGKCTGCALCAQMCPELAIEVWAENNPHSGGLAGESRKKKA; encoded by the coding sequence ATGAAAGGAAAAATCGTAATAGACAAACAATTGTGCAAAGGCTGCAAATACTGTGTGATGTCCTGTCCTAAAGGAGTTATAGCAATCGAAAGACAATTCAACAAAATGGGATATTTCACTGCTCATCCCGAACACATGGGAAAATGCACCGGATGCGCGTTATGCGCCCAGATGTGTCCTGAACTCGCGATAGAGGTATGGGCAGAAAACAATCCGCACTCGGGTGGACTCGCCGGGGAGAGCAGGAAGAAAAAGGCTTGA
- a CDS encoding HNH endonuclease, which yields MEFFISCVTEEEIKRERAKARELRKSQWWKRKCSEGRCYYCNKKFSPKELTMDHIVPIIRGGKSTKGNMAASCKECNSKKKHMLPSELLTLTS from the coding sequence ATGGAGTTTTTTATTTCTTGCGTGACAGAGGAGGAGATTAAGAGGGAACGGGCAAAAGCCCGTGAACTCAGAAAATCCCAGTGGTGGAAAAGAAAATGTTCGGAAGGCAGATGTTATTACTGCAACAAAAAATTCAGCCCTAAAGAACTCACAATGGATCACATCGTCCCCATTATCCGCGGAGGAAAATCAACAAAGGGGAATATGGCCGCCTCCTGCAAGGAGTGTAACAGTAAAAAAAAGCACATGCTGCCTTCTGAACTCTTAACTCTCACTTCGTGA
- a CDS encoding winged helix-turn-helix domain-containing protein, whose protein sequence is MEIKSKLWIEVDGEPVFGRGRRFLLHAIDKYGSINQAAKEINISYRKAWSYIKAMEERLGIKLVDRQAGGKNGGGATLTKDARKFLKKYEQMEEGIREMVDKKFGRIFGK, encoded by the coding sequence GTGGAAATTAAATCAAAATTATGGATAGAGGTTGATGGAGAGCCTGTTTTTGGAAGGGGCAGGAGGTTTCTGCTTCACGCGATAGATAAATACGGCTCTATAAATCAGGCGGCAAAAGAGATAAATATCTCTTACAGGAAGGCGTGGAGCTATATAAAGGCAATGGAGGAGAGGCTCGGCATAAAATTGGTAGATAGGCAGGCTGGCGGTAAAAACGGCGGCGGCGCAACACTTACAAAAGACGCCAGAAAGTTCTTGAAAAAATATGAACAGATGGAAGAGGGAATAAGGGAAATGGTTGATAAAAAATTCGGTAGGATATTTGGGAAATAA
- a CDS encoding DUF507 family protein produces the protein MRIPKTWVSLITKKVVDGIISKQLITPRIPIEQLLSNTEELIMDELMAEDRLNDEVREMLKKHNSEIERGKVDYRKLFDLTKQKIVKERNLIL, from the coding sequence ATGAGAATCCCCAAAACATGGGTGTCTCTGATAACTAAAAAAGTCGTAGACGGCATTATTTCAAAGCAGCTTATCACTCCGCGCATCCCGATAGAGCAGTTACTATCCAATACAGAGGAACTCATCATGGATGAACTCATGGCAGAGGACAGGCTTAACGATGAGGTAAGAGAAATGCTCAAAAAGCATAACTCGGAGATAGAGCGCGGCAAAGTTGACTATAGGAAACTCTTTGATTTGACCAAACAAAAGATCGTGAAAGAGAGAAATCTCATTCTATGA
- a CDS encoding integration host factor subunit beta — MTRSLLVDKVSEKVEGLTRKQTEIVMETVFDSIKEALQRGEKIEIRGFGNFRLKTRNPRKARNPKTGESVDVPAKKVLHFKVGKELRELLNS, encoded by the coding sequence ATGACAAGATCACTTCTTGTAGACAAAGTATCTGAAAAAGTTGAAGGACTTACAAGGAAACAGACAGAGATAGTAATGGAAACGGTTTTTGACAGTATAAAAGAAGCGCTTCAGAGGGGAGAAAAGATAGAGATAAGGGGCTTCGGGAATTTTAGGCTGAAGACAAGGAACCCGAGAAAGGCAAGAAACCCCAAGACAGGCGAAAGCGTTGACGTGCCTGCCAAGAAGGTGCTCCACTTCAAGGTTGGGAAAGAACTCAGGGAACTCCTGAATTCATAA
- a CDS encoding molecular chaperone TorD family protein has translation MVERETPLHHLKMMNIMTLDLSRTLSLLGSMYLCKPSKEALENWKKLLSEDTPCFLAEFKNAVNEIDLRSKKELEDLLWEYTRLFIGPYKLPCPPWESVYTSPKKLMMQDAHDDVRAFYAEMGLAVNDQNVMCDHIGAELNFLAVLYENMDDYPEKISYYEDLAKRFLVEHILKWAPQFAEDMEKAADTAFYKMLASATKRMIQDLTKDLELTAESKN, from the coding sequence ATGGTGGAGCGGGAAACCCCGCTCCACCATCTAAAAATGATGAATATCATGACGCTGGATTTATCAAGAACATTGAGTTTATTGGGCAGCATGTATTTATGCAAGCCATCTAAAGAGGCACTGGAGAACTGGAAGAAATTGCTCTCTGAAGATACTCCCTGTTTTTTGGCGGAATTTAAAAATGCCGTTAATGAAATAGACCTTCGCTCAAAAAAAGAGCTTGAAGATTTGCTCTGGGAATACACGAGGCTTTTTATCGGTCCGTATAAGCTTCCCTGCCCGCCGTGGGAGTCAGTCTATACATCCCCTAAAAAGCTGATGATGCAGGACGCACATGATGATGTCCGCGCATTTTATGCTGAAATGGGACTTGCTGTTAATGACCAGAATGTAATGTGTGACCATATTGGCGCTGAACTAAATTTTTTAGCTGTTTTGTATGAAAATATGGATGATTATCCTGAAAAAATATCTTATTATGAAGATTTAGCAAAACGCTTTCTTGTTGAGCATATTTTGAAGTGGGCGCCGCAATTTGCGGAGGACATGGAAAAGGCGGCTGATACGGCATTCTACAAGATGCTGGCATCGGCAACGAAACGTATGATCCAAGATTTAACAAAAGATTTAGAACTTACTGCAGAAAGCAAGAATTAA